Within Amycolatopsis sp. cg5, the genomic segment GGCCTGCTCAGTTTCCCGTTGCTGCTGGGCTTGGTCGCCGTCGCGGGCGTCGCGCGGGGTCCCGGTGACACGTCGAAGGGCACGCTCGCGCCGGACATCGCGGACGCGACCGGGGTGTCGCTGGAACGCGTCACCGGCCTGATCAGCACGACCGAGCGCATCGCGATGATCGTCACCCCGGCGCTGGCCGGCGTGGTCATCGGCGCGATCGGCGCACCCAACGCGCTGATCCTGGACGCGGCCTCGTTCCTGCTGTGCGCCTTGGGCATCGCGATCTGGGCGCCACGCCACTCGCTCCCGGAGTCCACAGAGGACGATGGACCGTACCTTCGCCAACTGCTGGCGGGCTGGCGGTTCCTGTCGAGGGAACCGTTGATGCGGGCCATGGTCGCGATGCTGAGCATCACCAACCTGATCGACACGGCGTACAGCGCGGTGCTGCTGCCGGTGTGGATCCACGACAGTGGCTATGGCCCCGCCGAACTCGGGCTCATCGGCTCGGCCTTCGCGGTGACGGCCGCCGTCGCCGCGGCACTCGCGGCGGTCTTCGGCGAACGCCTGCCCCGCAGGCTCGTCTACCTGGCCGGATTCGTGCTCGCCGGCGTGCCACGCTTCGTCGTGATGGCACTGGGCGCGCCGATCTGGGTGGTCATCGGCATCGGCGTGCTGGGTGGTTTCGGCTCGGGCTTCATCAACCCGATCCTCAACGCCATCTTCGTCGAGCGGATCCCCCGCGACCTGCTCGGCCGCGTCGGCTCACTCGCGGAGTCGTTGTCCTGGGCCGGAATGCCGCTCGGCGGCGGCCTGGCAGGCGTCGCCATCGTCACCTTCGGCCTGGC encodes:
- a CDS encoding MFS transporter codes for the protein MSVIERAPARRHTLVAMLVANAISVAGTRLSAIAIPWLVLTTTGSAAKTGLVVAFELTPMVIAKALGGPIIDRVGARKVSIMADIASAGTVLLIPLLHGLGLLSFPLLLGLVAVAGVARGPGDTSKGTLAPDIADATGVSLERVTGLISTTERIAMIVTPALAGVVIGAIGAPNALILDAASFLLCALGIAIWAPRHSLPESTEDDGPYLRQLLAGWRFLSREPLMRAMVAMLSITNLIDTAYSAVLLPVWIHDSGYGPAELGLIGSAFAVTAAVAAALAAVFGERLPRRLVYLAGFVLAGVPRFVVMALGAPIWVVIGIGVLGGFGSGFINPILNAIFVERIPRDLLGRVGSLAESLSWAGMPLGGGLAGVAIVTFGLAPALVTAGGLYLVATVIPGLLPQWKDMDSRANPG